Within Telopea speciosissima isolate NSW1024214 ecotype Mountain lineage chromosome 8, Tspe_v1, whole genome shotgun sequence, the genomic segment CCCGGGCATCCTGGTCAAACACCCATTTCATCCAGCCTGTCCCAGAAAAAAAATGGCCTTAAAACATAAGAATAGCCAATCAGTTCGGTCAGCTCGGAGTTGGGTTCACATATTCGTACTTGAAGTCTCAAAAGAATGGGTTTCAACCATCTAGATGGCATCCACTATGTGTGGGTCTCACCATGTAGATGCCATCTAAATGGTTGGAACCCATTCTCATACGTGACCTCCGAGCACTCCAAGGGTCGACCTAGATAACCATCTCAAAATTCCTTTAAAATTAAGACATGTTAGATCTACATGCATGCATTTcaaagaaaccctaaattttgcaaCGTATCCATGTGCATCTTTGAATACCAATATATACTTTAAACATTAATTATTGGTTTTACCTGAGCATCATTATAATTGAAGTTATTAGGAcctatatctatatatatataggaaccattagaactccaaaaaaaaaaaaaaaaaattctttattcAATGAACAAGGACGTGCAGGTTTGTTCTCAACATTGGATCTGCATTAAAGcatatttttagggtttgagatAAGAAACAAAACTCCCTTCAAGGACTCCCTTGGTCACTTATCCAATTAATCAtgtctttcttgtttctttattAACTTGATTACTGCACGATAACAGCtgagagaatacaaaaccaatcgaagactctctctctctgtctataAATGTTGGTTCATAAGAAGGTTGAATTGGCAATAgcaaagggaagggaaaagggAATTGATTAGAGTAGTCAATAACCTTCCATGGCCACCAATCGTTtctcctttctattttcttttgttgttcttttatttctatttggtttttgGAAGAAGGTGGAGGCCAATGGATTCAAAGAACTGACGGCGAATGTTAATTACCATAGTCATGTTATTACACTTAGTTCCTTGATGCCGGCAAAAGTTTGCTCTAAACCAGCCAAAGGTAATCTTCATTCTATCACAGCATACCTGTATTAGATCTGAAATTTCATTACTCTTTAGATACTGATTTACTTTTTTcacactttcttcttcttctgtgtttttcttccttttcataTAGACCTTCTAATTTCTATTGGTAGTTTAGAATAGTTCATATCATAGAGGTCCACCCTAACAAAACTTTCTGTTTTGAGAGCAGTTCATTTCAGCTTCAATTTACTTTCCATGAGACTAAAAAAGTAGTAATAAAAACTTAATTTCGTGACTAGCTTAGTCACCCCTCGGCTAGTCCTTACCTACAATACAGCCCTCCCCACCAAGTGGAGGGAAGAGCATGTTGTTAGGTTTTTATCTGTCCGAGTAAGGGTTCCCACAGATGGCGTTAATGATGAGGTCAAGGAATACGCCTCATGATATTGTCTAGTTTGAGTTGACTGTCAAAACTATCATAATGTCACTCTCACGATTTTAAAAGACTTTCATGAGGAATGGACCACGGTCTCCCCTTCACTCACCAATGTGGGATTTTCTTCGTCGCCTCTGTGGCTAGTTCTTACCTACAACAGATGCCCTCCCAGTGAAAGGAAGAGTGTGTTGCTAGTTTTTTACCTGCCCAAGTAAGGGTTCCTACGCCACACATAGTTTTAAAGACCTTAgaggagactgagaactccaatCCTTATATCGACCACGGTCTTCCTCATGTTTGATAAGAAAGAGTTAGACAAGTAACAAAATAAACCATTACAAATTTTAGAAGGGCATGACTGAACATATGTGagagaatatataaataattgaatttgaagCTAAAAATTAACACATGGCCAGTTGAActtattcttttttatattctatttttttgggtaagattcttTTCATATTCCATGGTTCAAAATTAAGGAACTGCCATATGTACCATTTGGATGTACTCGTCCGTAGAAACTTTtgtcttaattaattaattattatttaatttctaattaGGATAATATTAAGAATGAAGATCCAATCCCCTATCTATCGAGAAATTGACCAATTTTAAGTCATTCAATAATACATTTCTCACATGGCAGGTAGATGATTCAACACTAAAAGTCAATCCATTGATTCCCTGCTGCCATTATTGAACTCTATTATTATTAACTAGTTATAAGTATACAAAGGATTATTAGGCAGGTACTCTTTTTTAATTAGCAGTAGATAAGAGATTGTTAGGCAGGAaaacttttaaaattttctacAATTAGTGAACAACCTGAAGTTTAGTATAGAAGGGATTGTTTCCTTATGTCTAAACCATTAATTTGATTCAGATTTTTTGAATCTAATGTAGTTAACAAGACCAATTTCTCTTGGAAAGGGCTCCCTATGTATGATGTAATTATGTATAATCATATATCATATAGCTAGCCCGACTTCGACCGTGAAAATCTCAGCTCTAGCCCTACGTGTAGGCTGAAAAGCCAAGGGCTTAGGGCGGGCTAAGGCAGGTTTGGGCCTGCTGGGCCAAACATGCACCCagttcttcatttcattttctatAAACTTGATATATTTCAACTAATTTAATTTCATGGAGCTCTAGCTGTTCCTATGTGCCCATTGTATGAACCTTTCCCACATGCCCACCTTATGTGCCAATAAATGTCATGTAGTAAAATCACATGGGATCCAAATTTTATGGATCGGTAGATTTAGGTCCCCTacttacatgtcaagttttattAATACTAAAGTTTGTCATATGGTATAGTTGGGTTTTGAGACAAATGACATGCCTACTTGCGTACATTATGGGATCCAAATCACATGGGAGTGCATTGTGATGGCCAAATGACATTggcatgcatggacatacatggggatGTATGTAAATACAAGTAAAGCTGCTTAATTGAATTAGACTATGAAATATGTTTTAATAGTTAAAATTAgagctgcaatagggtcgggttgggcctggctttttaaaaccttggccCAACCCTGAGCCCCCTtggttgggcccaggcccgacctgGCCTGATTCAAGGCCCGAataatccaaccctgacccaccctcaggatcggaccgggctgaccctgattggtcctgaccatggggagggggtggggaaaGGAGACGCATGGGTGGCCaggttgggaagaagaagaaaaagaagaaggaaaaaaaaaaagaacaggaagaagaagacagggttgGGTTGGCTAGGCCGAGTCGGGTTCAGCCCGATGcttcaaccctaacctaacctagCCTTGACCCGCTCTCAGGGCCAAGGTATTTCAACCCATGTCCTGTTCAGGcacagggcgggcttgggccgttgcggccaaacttgcacccctagtaaAAATTGATACCTAGCAAAAGATTCCTACTACCACTGTGTAGGaaccatttttcattttaactaCGTCGCCTTAAGAAAACCTTTTTCCCATATGTTACAGAatggaaaaagttttctttcattGTGCAGGGGAAGGGTTCAGCTACCATCCTAGGGTTGTAAAACATCCCCCTATTGGATGAAATCGATAAACCCTCTCCCACCCGTCCCATCGAAAACTACAATCAAGAGATTCCTTTCACTGATGCAttaggaaaactcggtccttatagaattctcaattactaatttttcaaatactctctctctctctctctctctcttaagatTGTTACATTAACAAATGCCACCTTCCATGTTTTCAGGTGCCAAAACCATAAACAATCTACTccaagtaactcacaaatatgGGCCTTGTTCACCACAGAAGAAAGGGACTACAAAAATTCCTAGCCTTCATCAAATTCTCCTTGATGACCAGATCCGAGTCAAGTACCTCAATAATAAAATCTCTAACAACCATGCTACCACAATCCAAGATTCTGCAGTAAAGGTTCCTGCTAATTCCGGTCAATCCCTAGGAACAGGAAACTACGTAGTAAATATTGGAATTGGAACTCCAAAGCAAGAATTCACAGTAATCTTTGACACTGGAAGTGATCTAACTTGGATCCAATGCCAACCATGTGTTGTCCAATGTTATTCTCAGAAAGATACCATCTTCAACCCTTCTACTTCCTCTACTTATTCCAATATCTCATGTGGTTCTAACGCTTGCAAGCAACTGCAATCAGCCACTGGCAACTCACGACCTTGCGCCACTGCTTGTATTTACCAGATTGTATACGGTGATGGTTCATACTCTGTAGGTTACTTTGCACGAGACAAACTAACATTATCTCGTTCTGATGTCTTCCCCAAGTTCAGATTCGGGTGCGGCGAAAACAATAACGGCCTGTTTGGCACTGCAGATGGATTACTAGGTCTCGGCCGCAATAAGGTCTCTACTGTTTCACAAACTGCTACAAAATATGGAAAGATTTTCTCGTATTGTCTTCCATCATCAACTAGTTCAACTGGTTATCTTGCATTTGGAAAAAAACATACAGGCACCACTAAGATACAATACACTCCATTACTAATAGATTCTAGAGGCCCATCATTCTATTTCTTAAATATGACTGGTATTAGTGTTGGAAGGAAAACATTGGCAATCTCAGCATCAGTTTTTACAACTTCAGGAACCATTATAGATTCTGGAACAGTGATCACTAGGTTGGCACCAACAGCTTATTCAGCACTTAAGTCAGCATTTAGTAAAGCAATGTCGAAGTATCCTACTGCAGCACCTTATTCAATACTTGACACATGCTATAACTTGTCTGGATACACTAGAGTAACATTACCAACCATAGTGTTGCATTTTGGTGGAGGTGCTGACTTGAATGTTGATAGTGCTGGGATTATAGTTCAAGCAAGCTCAACTCAATATTGCTTGGCTTTTGCTGCAAACAGTGCTGATACCGATTTGGGGATTCTTGGAAACATGCAACAGCAAACATTTGAGGTGGTTTATAATGTGGCTGGAGGAAAGCTGGGATTTGGAGCTGGTGCTTGTAGCTAATGAGaaccaaacaaagaagaagaagcgaaGCAAAAATGATTAATATGTtgtaatctattttttttttcttatatatatgaTGATCAATTTACTGCAAAGAAaaccaaaagggggggggggaaagagtaTATATGATGCAGGCATAAAGGAAGCAGTGGAGGACGTGGAAGTCCAACTCAACCACCCAAAGATCCTTAGAAGATTTGAGAGAATAAGAGCAACATGTAAATTCTGACTGCAATCAAGGATCCTTGCTTGGCTGATTTGGCattgattgcaatcaaggattGATTGGCTGATTTTCTCGATCCTACCCTTGGCACAAGGCTGCTCCATTTCTGGTATGCCAAGGGTAGGATCGAGCACGgtcaaggaggaagaagaacactcATTCACAAGGGTGGAACTCGCAAGCTCCTCTAAAACTCTCCAATAGAGGTCAAATTCAATATTATTCAAAATCTGTCTTTCCTTATTAGAGTAAATCCTTTTATAGGATTCCCAAAGCCCAATCTCAATCCCTAAGCCTACGATTGAGTTTTACTATAATAAAGACATACTAAATAAAAACATAGGATATTAGGTAAAAACTAATTAAGGATAGGATTAGAAGGCAATCAACTGTAAATTTGCCAACCaatccttgattgcaatcaacaccaaatcagccaatcaagccttgattgcaatcaacaCCAAATCAGCCAAACAATCCTTGATTCCAATCAATACCAAATCAGCCAATCAAGCATTGATTGCAATCAACACCAAATCATACCGGGGTTTGGAACGTTGGTtttggtgaagaagcaaaaatGATCCATATGTTGtaacctcctttttttttaatagagcaaattacatgcaccctagtgtttgaaacaataacagaacACCCCCCCGGTAGTTTAACCTTTTACATGCACCCCTTGGATGATTGGGAGGCTTACAAATAAGCCATTACCGTTAAGTTTACACGGTAAGGTATAgtgaaatatttgaaaatagCTATATTACCCTTCAATTTTTGCTATGGAGAATTTTACCTTTATAGAACATAAGCATATCCCAAACCCATCTCCACCAAAACCAACGTTCCAAACCCATCTCCCCATATTGCTTTCTTCTCTGGCGAACTGCGAAGTATCTTTATCATCACCGGTGCTACTGTTGCTATTTGGGGAATAATGTTCATTGATGGCGCCCTAAACATGGAATCCTCTGTTCCATATCAAGTTTCAGTTGTCCAATACGATATGGATGTTCTGCAACCTTAGCTCGGGTACTTAAAATAAGTCATTAAAGTAAAAGGGTAAAACTATCTTTTTACTTTCAAAACTAACAACTCACCAACACCGTGAGCCATCGAAGGGTTAAACGTAAAAGGTGAAACTATGGGGGGTgttctgttattgtttcaaacacccGGGGTGCATGTATATCCAGTTCACTTTGGGGTTATGGAACCAAGCTCAACAAAATTACAGCACTATTAAAAAGGAGGTTTTATCCGTTGTTTTatgcatccaaaaatttcaaggagatttattaaataaaaaatttcttgttcGAGTTGATTGCAGTGCAGCCAAAcaggttttaaaaaatgatgttcaaaacatTGCATCCAAACAGATTTTTGCTCGATGGCAAGCACTTTTAtccagttttgattttgacataacttatatcAATTTACTGcaaagaaaaccaaaagaaaagaaggggggaCGGGGAGCGTATACAACATAAATGACAGACTCACAGGAGAACCatcaaaaacaaagagaacagcCAATGAAAGATCAAAGGGAACAAGACCACTGAATATGTAGACCCCAATTCAAGAGTCTACTAGAAAAGCATTCTTGGCTGGGCTATTACGTTTGAAGATCACACTGTTACACATTTTCCAAGTTTCAAGCCATATGTCATGCACAGTGAGAGGTCTTGTC encodes:
- the LOC122672338 gene encoding aspartyl protease family protein At5g10770-like, whose product is MPPSMFSGAKTINNLLQVTHKYGPCSPQKKGTTKIPSLHQILLDDQIRVKYLNNKISNNHATTIQDSAVKVPANSGQSLGTGNYVVNIGIGTPKQEFTVIFDTGSDLTWIQCQPCVVQCYSQKDTIFNPSTSSTYSNISCGSNACKQLQSATGNSRPCATACIYQIVYGDGSYSVGYFARDKLTLSRSDVFPKFRFGCGENNNGLFGTADGLLGLGRNKVSTVSQTATKYGKIFSYCLPSSTSSTGYLAFGKKHTGTTKIQYTPLLIDSRGPSFYFLNMTGISVGRKTLAISASVFTTSGTIIDSGTVITRLAPTAYSALKSAFSKAMSKYPTAAPYSILDTCYNLSGYTRVTLPTIVLHFGGGADLNVDSAGIIVQASSTQYCLAFAANSADTDLGILGNMQQQTFEVVYNVAGGKLGFGAGACS